Within Runella rosea, the genomic segment CGGCAACCAAGGAGTAGGAATCCGCTTACCTGTTGCAGGGTCAATTGGGCTATCGTACTGAGTTAGCAAACGACCATCCAATGGCGGTCCCCAAATGTCGTAGTCGCCATCGTTTACACCACCTCCACGACCGTCCACAAACGCATATTTGCCGTGGTCGCCTGGACCGTATTGGTCTTGTACTCTAGGCATAGAAATAAATCCATTGTCAAACATTGTAGAAGAGTTGACATCAACCGCAAAGCCTCTTTTATCTTTCGACCCTTTCTTAGTTGTAATCATAATCACCCCATTCTGAGCCCGAAAACCGTACAAAGCCGTTCCCGAAGGCCCTTTTAATACGTCCATTGACTCTATATCGTCGGGGCTGATATTCCACGTATCGGAGTTGATCGGAATACCATCTACTACATATAGTGGGCGACCACCACGCAACGACACCTGTGGAGCACGCAAAAGTTCGGCGCTTGCCCCTACGTTTAAGCCAGCCACTTTCCCCACGAGGGAGTTGATGGGGTTGGGCTCGCGGGCTTTGATAAGGTCAGAGCCTTTTACACTTTGCGTTGCAAAAGCCAGCGTTTTCTTATCTTTTTGAATCCCCAATGCTGTCACAACAACTTCTTGTAGTTGTTTGAGGTCCTGTGCCATTTTTAGGTCAAGGGTGCTACGATTGCCCACCGATATTTCTTGGGCATTGTAGCCTACAAAGGAGAATACTAACGTAGAATTGGGAGCTACACTAAGGCGATATCTGCCTTCACCGTCTGTGTTCGTTCCGCGATTTGTGCCTTTTACAACCACACTCACCCCGGGGAGCGGTGCGTTGTTTTCGGCGTCTGTAATTCTGCCCTGCACCGTTATGTCTTGTGCAAGGAGACTGGAGGCTACACCGAGTGTCAATATAAAGAATGACACCCAAAAGGATTTCCCTAGATTTTGGGGTAAAAAGTACCGCATAATGTTAATTTGTTAAGTGGAAAATGAAGGAGTGTAGGACTTACTAAACCCGTTGCAAAGTAAGTTTAGTGAAATTAATAAATAGTTAACTAATAGTAAAGTAATTATTAATATATTTTTTTAATCATAACATTCGGTTGAAGTTCCATATTCCAGTATTATTTATACACAATGGGCGAAATTTGCGGTTTAATTCGTATATGTTATCTAATTATTACCAAATTATTATGGAATGAATATTAAATAAATTGTATACTTAAACTAAACTTTAATTCGAAATTTATTAACTTTGTTTACGAACTATTACTTTTGTATTATTCAAATGCATATAAATAAATGGAGCAACAACAGATAAAATTGGTCGTTTTGGACATGGCCGGAACGACCGTAGCCGATCAGCATGAGGTGGAGGCCTGCTTTGCAAAAGCAGCGCGTATGTCGGGACTCGAAGCTTCTGACGAAGCAATTTTGGCGGCACAGGGATTATCGAAGCGTTATGTATTTCAATTGTTTTGGAGAGCCCAGCTCGGAGAATCTCATCCGGATGTAGAAACACAGGTTGATAAGTCGTACGCTATTTTTAAAGAGGTATTGGAAGCACACTATCAGACTCAGCCCGTTTTTCCGACCGACGGCTGCCTGAAGCTGTTTAGCTACCTTAAACAAAATAACATTAAGATTGCTTTGACGACGGGCTTTTATCGGGTTGTGACCGATATTATATTGGGTCGTTTGGGCTGGCTCGAAGGCTTGGATGAAAATCGTATTGGCAATGACGACAGCATAATTCAAGCATCTATTGCCAGTGATGAAGTAGAGCATGGCCGCCCTGCGCCGTTGATGATTCAAAAAGCAATGCGCCTCTTGGGTGTCACTGATCCTAAACACGTGATTAATGCGGGCGATACGCCTTCTGATTTGCAATCAGGTAATGCAGCAGGCGTTTTGTTGAACTTAGGCGTAACGAACGGCACCCACACCGTCGAGCAGCTCATAGGC encodes:
- a CDS encoding HAD family hydrolase; amino-acid sequence: MEQQQIKLVVLDMAGTTVADQHEVEACFAKAARMSGLEASDEAILAAQGLSKRYVFQLFWRAQLGESHPDVETQVDKSYAIFKEVLEAHYQTQPVFPTDGCLKLFSYLKQNNIKIALTTGFYRVVTDIILGRLGWLEGLDENRIGNDDSIIQASIASDEVEHGRPAPLMIQKAMRLLGVTDPKHVINAGDTPSDLQSGNAAGVLLNLGVTNGTHTVEQLIGHPHDALIGSIDEIINLIEGIKQGRPSGKTADAYSF